Proteins encoded in a region of the Bacillus methanolicus genome:
- a CDS encoding IS4 family transposase, which translates to MDKNTIKTVFKEYIQPMDEKVFLKMIDQMKLDKYVKKLDSLTFTKLFIYAQLKQLDSLKKISFKVKNKKKLQKELGLKSISKSQLSRKLSDLPPEIFEVILHHLVEQIYREFGKEKGDDLLGKIHLIDSTTISLCLSQYRWADFRNTKAGVKIHTRVVFHEGETFPDKIMITPARPADVTQLDGLMIIDKDALHVFDRGYFDFKKFDEYCRHNIRFCTRIKENTVIHVIEELPVDPSSNISREAIVKLGRMKYPVRLIETKDSQGNTLSIIINDAKMSAQEISELYRNRWQIELFFKWMKQHLIIKRCYGKSANAVFNQIYIAMITFCLTLLMKKKVSYQGTLLEMFEFIEEYWSKSFFEFIKELFKTPDRSSYGRRPLNHEQIFIETLAQFEKGDVQHLDDLTYDPIYL; encoded by the coding sequence ATGGACAAGAATACCATAAAAACAGTATTTAAGGAATACATCCAACCAATGGATGAAAAAGTTTTTTTAAAAATGATTGATCAGATGAAGCTTGATAAATATGTGAAAAAGCTGGATAGCCTAACATTTACGAAACTTTTTATATATGCCCAATTGAAGCAGCTTGATAGCCTAAAAAAAATCAGTTTCAAGGTGAAAAACAAAAAGAAATTACAGAAAGAACTTGGCTTAAAAAGTATTAGTAAATCTCAACTTTCTCGCAAACTCTCCGATCTACCCCCGGAGATTTTTGAAGTTATTTTGCATCACTTGGTTGAACAAATCTATCGGGAATTCGGAAAAGAAAAGGGCGATGATTTACTAGGAAAAATCCATCTTATTGATTCAACAACCATCTCCTTATGCCTTAGCCAGTATCGATGGGCTGATTTTCGAAATACAAAAGCTGGAGTTAAAATCCATACTCGAGTAGTATTTCATGAAGGGGAAACTTTCCCAGACAAAATCATGATTACTCCTGCTAGACCAGCAGATGTCACACAGTTAGATGGTTTAATGATAATCGATAAGGATGCGCTCCATGTGTTTGACCGGGGTTACTTTGATTTTAAAAAGTTCGATGAGTACTGCCGTCATAATATTCGATTTTGTACTCGTATCAAGGAAAACACTGTCATCCATGTCATTGAAGAACTTCCCGTTGACCCGTCGTCAAACATTTCTCGGGAAGCAATAGTAAAACTGGGAAGGATGAAATATCCCGTTAGACTGATAGAAACGAAAGATAGTCAAGGAAATACCCTATCTATCATCATCAATGATGCAAAAATGAGTGCACAAGAAATTAGTGAACTTTACCGTAATCGCTGGCAAATTGAACTTTTCTTCAAGTGGATGAAGCAGCATTTAATCATTAAAAGATGTTATGGAAAGAGCGCGAATGCTGTTTTCAACCAAATTTACATAGCCATGATTACTTTTTGTTTAACTTTATTGATGAAGAAAAAAGTAAGTTATCAGGGAACGCTCCTTGAGATGTTTGAATTTATAGAAGAATATTGGTCAAAAAGCTTCTTCGAATTTATAAAAGAACTATTTAAAACACCTGATCGATCATCATATGGACGAAGGCCACTTAACCATGAACAAATTTTCATTGAAACCCTAGCACAGTTTGAAAAAGGAGATGTACAGCATTTAGATGATTTAACATATGACCCTATTTATTTGTAA
- a CDS encoding D-2-hydroxyacid dehydrogenase, with protein sequence MEKRKLVVAVDIEKDLFDQIREVIPEWDVIVGKDRAIWIDHVKDAEIIAGWKIEETLFKENLQLRWMQSWSAGVNSLPLEKLAERNIVLTSANGVHAYPISETIFALLLALTRKIHTYVKNQQAKTWHHSGLKHEIHQKTIGIIGVGAIGKETAKIAKAFGMTVLGIRHSGRPEEFVDEIYTPDQLYQILPRCDYVVITLPLTKETYHLFGAEQFKLMKNSAYLVNIGRGQIIAEEELITALREGQIAGAGLDVFETEPLSEDSPLWDLENVIITPHTAGSTEHYNKRVIEDIFIPNLKSYIQGKTPSINLVDYEKGY encoded by the coding sequence ATGGAAAAAAGAAAATTGGTTGTCGCTGTTGATATTGAAAAAGACTTATTCGATCAAATAAGAGAGGTCATTCCCGAGTGGGACGTCATTGTAGGAAAAGATCGTGCTATTTGGATCGATCATGTAAAAGACGCTGAAATTATTGCCGGATGGAAAATAGAAGAAACTCTTTTCAAAGAAAATTTGCAGCTTCGCTGGATGCAGAGCTGGAGTGCCGGAGTGAACAGCCTGCCGTTGGAAAAATTGGCGGAAAGAAACATCGTGCTGACAAGTGCCAACGGAGTGCATGCTTACCCGATTTCCGAGACCATTTTTGCATTGTTGCTCGCTCTGACGAGAAAAATCCATACATATGTAAAAAATCAGCAAGCAAAAACTTGGCACCATTCCGGTCTCAAACATGAAATCCATCAAAAAACAATCGGGATCATCGGTGTAGGTGCAATTGGGAAGGAAACGGCAAAAATAGCAAAAGCTTTTGGAATGACTGTATTAGGGATACGCCATTCCGGCAGGCCGGAAGAATTTGTCGATGAAATATACACCCCGGATCAACTGTATCAAATTCTCCCTCGATGCGATTATGTCGTTATTACGCTTCCTCTCACAAAAGAAACCTATCATTTATTTGGCGCAGAGCAATTTAAATTAATGAAAAATTCCGCATACTTAGTCAATATTGGAAGAGGCCAAATCATCGCAGAAGAAGAACTGATTACAGCACTCCGCGAGGGGCAAATTGCCGGCGCCGGACTGGACGTATTTGAAACAGAACCGTTAAGTGAAGACAGCCCTTTATGGGATCTTGAAAATGTAATCATAACGCCTCATACCGCAGGCTCAACTGAACATTATAATAAACGAGTGATCGAAGATATTTTTATCCCGAATTTAAAGAGCTATATTCAAGGAAAAACCCCTTCCATTAACTTAGTGGATTATGAAAAAGGATATTAA